CATCTGGTGTTTCGCCCCGCCGGTCACGGCGCACTGATCACCAATCTGGGCCGCATCGACGCCGATGTGATCTTCATCAAGAACATCGACAACATCGCTCCGGCCTGGCGTCATCAGCAGTCGGCCGTCTGGAAAAAGCGCCTCGGAGGACATCTCCTCCGTTTGAGAACCGCTATTTCCGAGCTACTCGACAGGCTCGAGCGGGGCGACGCGGCCGCCGCCGAAGATGCTCTCTCGTTCTGCCAAGACCACCTGACTCTCGGACTCTCCAGCCAGATCACAACCGAACCGCCGGCTACGCTTCGCGCTTTCCTCATCGAGCGGCTGGACCGCCCGTTGAGGGTCTGCGGCGTCGTCGAGAACGTCGGTGAGCCCGGCGGCGGGCCGTTCTGGGTCGAGAGTCCAGGGTTCGGAGAGACCGGCCAGATCGTCGAGACGAGCCAGATCGATCTCGAGTCGGCCGACCAGGCCGAGATCCTCGAGAGCGCCAGCCACTTCAACCCGGTGGACGTCGTGTGCTCTCTGCTGGATCGCAAAGGCAAGTCCTACGATCTGTCTCGATTCGCCGATCCCCGCGCGAGTTTGGTGGCGAGCAAGCAGCACCGAGGAGAGACCATCAGAGTTCTCGAGCGCCCGGGACTCTGGAATGGCGCAATGGCCGGCTGGAACACGGCATTCGTAGAAGTTCCGCTCGCCACTTTCACTCCGGTCAAGACGGTCCTCGACCTTCTGAGGCCGGAGCACCGGGCGACCGGCTCGCCCCAGGACTAGATCATCGGGTTTTCTAACAGGCCCCCAAGTACCGATCCTGCTCCCAGGGGTGTACGTAGCTGATGTAGTCGGCCCACTCCAGGCGCTTGGCGTGCAAGAAATGGCCGGCGATGTGATCGCCCAGAGCCGCCATCATGACCTTGTCCTTCTCGAGGGCGTCGAGTGCGCTATTGAGGTCGGCCGGCAACTCTTCGATCCTGCGGCGCTTCTTCTCGCGCTGGCTCATGGCGAAGATGTTCTTGTTGACCGGAGGGCCGGCGTGGGCCTTGTTGGCGATCCCGTCCAGCCCGGCGGCGAGCATGACGGCAAATGCCAGATACGGGTTACAGGCGGGATCCGGAATGCGGACTTCACAGCGAGTCGACATGCCCCGCTTGGCCGGCACCCGGACCAGCGGGCTTCGGTTCTTCTCTGACCAGGCGATATTGGTGGGAGCCTCATAGCCGGGAACCAACCGCTTGTAGGAGTTCACCAGCGGGTTGGTCACCGCCACGAAGCCCTTGGCGTGGTTGAGGATACCGCCGATGTAACCCATCGCGACCTTGGACAGCTGCCAGTCACCGGTCTTGGCGTAGAAGGCGTTCTTGCCGTTCTTGTCCAGCAGGCTCTGATGAGTGTGCATCCCCGAGCCGTTGACGCCCAGCAGCGGCTTGGGCATGAAGGTGGCGTGCAGCCCGTGGTCGAGCGCGACCTTCTTGACCACGAACTTGAAGGTAGCCACCTTGTCGGCTCCGTCCACGGCTTCGGTGTACTTGAAGTCGATCTCGTGCTGGCCCGGTGCCACCTCGTGGTGCGCGGCCTCGACTTCAAAGCCCATGGCCTCGAGTACTACTAC
Above is a window of bacterium DNA encoding:
- a CDS encoding DUF4301 family protein encodes the protein HLVFRPAGHGALITNLGRIDADVIFIKNIDNIAPAWRHQQSAVWKKRLGGHLLRLRTAISELLDRLERGDAAAAEDALSFCQDHLTLGLSSQITTEPPATLRAFLIERLDRPLRVCGVVENVGEPGGGPFWVESPGFGETGQIVETSQIDLESADQAEILESASHFNPVDVVCSLLDRKGKSYDLSRFADPRASLVASKQHRGETIRVLERPGLWNGAMAGWNTAFVEVPLATFTPVKTVLDLLRPEHRATGSPQD
- the glnA gene encoding type I glutamate--ammonia ligase, whose translation is MRAIFHDLLSAQEKIDNLHDLCCFLSLCALSFARTTKKENSLTTRAEILKAVNREKVRFLRLQFTDLMGTLKNVEVPRSQFAKALDGQIMFDGSSIEGFVRIEESDMLLVPDLDTFQVNPWASADGTRVARLICDIYRPDGGEFEGCPRLALKRQVARAKSKGYKMVVGPEAEFFLFQKNNAGTVLVETHDVGGYFDLTPVDLGEECRRDIVVVLEAMGFEVEAAHHEVAPGQHEIDFKYTEAVDGADKVATFKFVVKKVALDHGLHATFMPKPLLGVNGSGMHTHQSLLDKNGKNAFYAKTGDWQLSKVAMGYIGGILNHAKGFVAVTNPLVNSYKRLVPGYEAPTNIAWSEKNRSPLVRVPAKRGMSTRCEVRIPDPACNPYLAFAVMLAAGLDGIANKAHAGPPVNKNIFAMSQREKKRRRIEELPADLNSALDALEKDKVMMAALGDHIAGHFLHAKRLEWADYISYVHPWEQDRYLGAC